The genomic window GTAATATTTGATCTTAATCCTTGAGAGTGAGCAATTCGATGAATTTCTAAATACCGCTCGGAGGTAATCTTTTGAGGGGCTATTTGTTTTCTTATTGCTTCTACTAAGATTTCAGCTCCTCCTCCTGGAAGTGAGCCAAGACCCCAGCTCATCATGCGAGAAAAGACCTCTTCAACGCTGATATCATGTAATCTTGCAAGGAAATCATATTCTACGGGCGTAAGTGCTTTAATATGTAAATTAGGATCAATTGTTTTGATGCGAGTAAAGAGCTCTTGGTAGTAATCTAAGTTGCATTCCCTCCATAGGCCACCTACAACGTGTATTTCTGTAAGCTCGCTGGAAAGGTTTTCTTTAATTTTATTTTCAATTTGTTCTGGAGTTAAAAACCATGCACTTTTCCAACCAGGTTTTGCATAGAAAGAACACATAGGACAAGAAAGCTCACATAGATTAGTTGGGTGAACAAACAGAGTGGACGCAAAATAGACCGTATCACCACATATTTTTTTTCTTGCATAGTCAGCTAAAAGAAAAATTGGAGCATCTTCTTCATAGTTTAGAAGATATAAGCCCTCTTCGAAGGAGAGTCTTTTATTATCCAGAACTTTTTTTGCAATAGTGGTAAGATCTTCCGTTGGCATAGAGTCTAGAAGCTCATCTGAGCTATGTATTGCACAAGTTGTGTTCATTATAAACTCGTTGGTTTTATGTTTAATGAGAGTGTTGTGTGCCACCTGTTGATAATAAGAGAGCTGCAACGGTCACAATAGTTGCAACGACGACGCCTGCAACAATTGCAGCTGTTGTAATTCCTGTATGGAAACCAGCTCTTGATGCAAGGGCTGCGCCATATCTGCCATTTTCTCTTGGGGGAGGTCTTACAGGATGAGGTCTTCCAACGCCTCCATCTTCTTGGAAAAAACTGGGGTTTGCATTGGTCATAATACCTTGAGTAAATCCTTTGCAGGTAAATGAGAAGAGTGCAAGTATCAGTGCTATCCATGTAGTTATTTTCATGTATATACCTTTATAGTTATTCAAGTTGCTTAGTTGGATTTATGCCAAAAGAGCGAATAGCAGAAAAGAACTCTTTGCTAAATTGTGAAAATTCACTCAGCTGGGAGGTGGCTGTAATTACGTAAGCGACACAATTTTTAATCATTAAAGCCTGAATCATTCTTACATCGCCCCACTTACTTGTAAGATCAAGTTGAGTAAGAGCCATATCTCCTGCTTTTGTGTGTATCGAGCCCATTCGAGACCACTTTCTATTGCGATCAGGAGTATTCATGACCTTGATAGCATCTAAGTATTCTTCTAATGAAAGAGAAGTCTCTTCAAGAGCTAAATTGATAGAGGGTGGTAAGTGGTTTGCTTTGAGAGCTTTGCCCTTTACCATGACTTTAACTTCTGGAAGTAGCACCTTAGGGTCGACCATTTCCCAGCCCTTTGGTACATCAAAGTGGCAAGCACCTGGTTGTTTAAGAAGTTCTTCTTGCGTTTTAAAAGATTCTGTAGAGGTTGCTTGAGTATTATTTGCAAATAATAAGTGACAAGAAGCTAGTGTGAAGAGCAAAAGAGATGGGATAATATACATAGGCTGCACGTGCAAGTTAAAAACTCACCTTATAGCTTATATGCATAAACAAGTTCAAGAATTGTTTTTTAGATACTGAAAAACGACCTTGAAAAAATTTGCTAAAAGCTTGATAACTATGGGGAAAGATTTAGGGAGATCCACGAAGTTATGCAAATGTTAGAAAAAGGTAAAGATAAAATTCAACAAATCTGTGATCTTTTGAGGCATGAGACGCTAGAGCCAGCAAAAGAAGAAGCAGAAGGTATCATTAGTAGTGCAAAAGAAGAGGCGCATCAAATTGTCTTGCAAGCGCAAAAAAAAGCTGAAGAATTAGTTTTAGCTGCAAAGGCATCCATTCAAAAAGAGAGGGAAGTTTTTCAGTCCTCCTTAAAAGAGGCTTCAAAACAAAGTGTAGAGGCGCTAAGGCAGAAAATTGAACAGGAGCTTTTCAATGATTGTTTATTTCAACACATCACTAAAGAGATGGTTGATCCAAACATTATTGTAAAATTAATTACAGTTATTATTGAAGCCATCCAAAAAGAGGGATTGAGCGCAGACTTTTCTGCCCTAATTCCACAAAAAGTGTCTCCTGAAAGTATTAATGCTTTATTGAAACAAGACCTCTTGCAAAGACTTAAAGAAAAGAGCGTGGTTGTTGGTGGTTTAGCAGGCGGTGTAGAGCTTCAATTACATGATAAACAGATGAAAATTGTACTTTCTAATAAAGATGTTTTAACAATTGTAGAAAAACATTTACGAAAAGAATTTCGGCAGTGGCTTTTTAAATGGCAATAAGGAATTGATGAGAAATTATTATTTTTTAACAAATTTATGCCCTCCTTTACAATTAAGAGAGCCTCCGGAAATTTCGTTTTCGGAGTTAAAAGCTTTTTTTTACATTAATTTGGCAGCTCAAGACTATGCTAGGATGAGGGCTTTGCAATTTTATATAGATCTTTATAACTTGCGCGCCTTATGGCTTGAAAAGCCCATTGATGATAAGGGCTTTTACAGTAAGGAAGAATTAGAAGTTGCAATGGTGACAGGTGTTGGATTGCCAGACTATGTTTTAGATTTTTTGCAAACTTATGACACAACAGAAAAGAGAGTGCACGCCTTTTTATCTCTTATTGCAAGTTATTTTCAAGAAGAAATTGCAAGAGCTGATTCTTTTTTTGTTAAAGAGTATTTGACATTTGAAAGGCAGTCGCGTCTAATACTCGCCGGTTTTCGCTCCAAACTTGAAAGACGAGATATTATTGAAGAGCTTCAGTTTGAGGATCCTCTCGATTCAAGTGTAGCTTTTGTAATTGCTCAGAAGGATGCTAAGGAGTTTGAGGCGCCTGATGGTTATGAGGAGCTTAAATTAATTTTTATAAAAAATAAGTCTTCCCCATTAGAGCTATTTAAAGATTTATTAGAATTTAGATTCAATCGAATTGAGGCCATGAAGGGAGATAATCCCTTTGGAATAGATGCCCAGCTGGCATACATGGTTCAACTTGCAATTGTAGAGGCATGGCAAGAAGTGCGCTCTGGCAGTTTGCTTGAAGAGGGTAGCAAAGTAGTGGATAAGATGATAAGCACAGTGAAGGAATCAGCATGAATGCATCGTTAGATATAACGCGTCAAATAAAAACGAGTACTCAGGATAGCTCTTTTGCGACAGGCAGAGTTGTAAAAGCTTTTGGAAATCTATTACAGGTAAAGTTTGTAGGCAATGTTCGACAAGGTGAAGTGGGATTTGTGTCCGTTGGCAATTGCGAATTAAAAGCAGAGGTCATTGAAATTGTAGGCGATGAAGTAAAGATACAGGTGTTTGAAGATACGAGGGGCGTGAAATTGAATGCTCCTGTGCGTTTTGCACGAGATCTTTTAGAGGCAGAGCTTGGCCCAGGGTTGCTCTCTTCTATTGTAGATGGGCTACAAAATCCTTTAGAGCATGTAGCTGATGTTGCTGGGTTATTCTTACCAAGAGGTGTTTATCTTCCTGCAATTGATAGAAAAAGGCATTGGGACTATATGCCCTGTATTCAGTTAGGTGATGTTGTTATGAGGGGTGATAGCTTAGGATCCACTCTTGAGGGTGTTTTTCGTCATCAAATTATGGTTCCTTTCAGGCTTCATGGTTCCTATAAAATTACATGGGTGATAGGACAGGGCTCTTATACAGTTGACGAGGTTGTTGCAAAAGCTGTTGATGAGGAGGGTAAAGAGCATGCATTTACCATGATTCAGAAGTGGCCGATTAAGACATCTCTTATGGAGGGCGAAAAGGTAAAGGTGTCCAAGATGATGGATACGGGCAGTAGAATCATCGATACGCAGTTTCCCGTTATGAAGGGGGGTACCTTCTGCACTCCTGGTCCCTTTGGCGCTGGAAAAACTGTGTTGCAACAGCATCTTTCCAAATATTCATCAGTAGATATTGTGATTATTGCAGCCTGTGGTGAGAGAGCAGGAGAAGTTGTTGAAACATTAAGAGAGTTTCCCCACCTAACAGACCCTCATACAGGTGAGCTTCTCATGAAGCGCACAGTAATTATTTGCAACACATCTTCTATGCCAGTTGCTGCAAGAGAATCTTCTGTATATTTAGGTATTACTATAGCAGAATATTATAGACAAATGGGCTTAGATGTCTTGTTGCTTGCAGATTCTACCTCTAGATGGGCTCAAGCACTTCGTGAGATGTCTGGGCGTTTAGAAGAGATTCCTGGTGACGAGGCATTTCCTGCATATCTTGCCTCTCGTATAGCTGAGTTTTATGAAAGGGCAGGCGTTGTTGCTCTAAAAAATCAAGGACTTGGATCGGTTACAATATGCGGCGCAGTTTCTCCAGCGGGTGGTAATTTTGAAGAACCCGTTACGCAGGCAACCCTTGCAGTTGTAGGGGCCTTTTTAGGCCTTTCTAGAGAACGTTCGGACTCGAGGCGTTATCCTGCAATTGATCCACTGATTTCTTGGTCTAAATATGTAGGCCTTGTTAGTGAAGTGCTAAATGCTGATGTGGATGGTTGGGGTGATAGGGTAAAAAAAGCACAACGTATCCTCGTTAGCGGAAGAGAGATTGGCAAACGCATGGAAGTTGTTGGTGAAGAGGGAACTTCTCTTCATGATATGATGGTTTATCTAAAAGCAGAGCTTTATGATTTTAGCTATTTACAGCAAAATGCCTTTGATAAGGAAGATGCTTATTGTCCCTTAAAGAGGCAGATCCCTCTTTTCTCATTGATCAGTAAGATTTTTGAGATCGAATTTCATATGAAAACGCATGATGAGGCGCGTAGTTATTTTTTAACATTGCAAAACCAAATTAAGAATATGAATTTCACACCTTTTGAGTCAGAAAAATATTTTCAAGAGTTTGCTGCAATAGAAGAAGCACTTGAACTTGCAAAACATAAAATCGATGAAAAAGCAAAGAGGGTGTAATGAAAAAAGTTCATGACCGTATCAACGATATGCGAGGTAACTTAATTACCGTTACTGCAGAAGGTGTTTCCTTGGGAGAGCTTGCAAGGATCGATTTACAGAGTGGAAAAAGCACTTATGCTTCTGTCCTTCGTATTGAAGGAGACCAGGCAACGCTTCAAGTATTTGGTGGAACAAGGGGGATATCAACAGGAGATCATGTTACCTTTTTGCAGCACGAGATGCAAGTAACTTTTGGAGATGATTTGCTTGGAAGACGTTTGAATGGCTCTGGAAGGCCTATTGACTCGGGTCCAGAAATTGTAGGCGAGGCAATTAATGTGGCAACACCCTCTTTTAATCCTGTTAAACGTATCATTCCAAAGCAGATGGTAAGAACGAATATACCTATGATCGATATGTTTAACTGTCTGGTTAAATCGCAAAAAATTCCTATCTTTTCTATTCCTGGAGAGCCCTACAACGCACTGCTTATGCGCATTGCCAACCAAACAGATGCTGACATTGTCATCATCGCGGGCATGGGTCTTACATTTGCAGATTACAGAGCCTTTATTGATAATGCTGAAGAGTCTGGTACTATGGACAAGACGATCATGTTTATTCATAGGGCAACAGATCCTGCAGTTGAGTGCTTGCTTGCGCCAGATATGGCTCTTGCTTGCGCTGAGCACTTTGCTGTAAAAGATAAAAACGTTCTTGTGCTATTGACAGATATGACAGCCTTTGCAGATGCCATTAAAGAAATTGCAATCACAATGGACCAGGTGCCATCGAATAGAGGTTATCCGGGTTCTTTGTATTCCGATCTTGCATCTCGTTATGAGAAGGCCGTAGACATCGATGGTAGTGGCTCTATTACGATTATTAGCGTGACAACGATGCCAGGTAATGATGTAACCCACCCAGTTCCTGATAATACAGGCTACATTACAGAAGGACAGTTTTATTTAAATGGTGGAAGAATCGATCCTTTTGGATCACTTTCTCGCTTAAAGCAACAGGTTATTGGAAAAGTTACTCGAGAAGATCATGGTGACATTGCAAATAACATGATCCGTCTTTATGCCGAATCGAAAAAGGCGCGTGAGCGGCAAAGTATGGGTTTTAAGCTTTCTCGTTGGGATGAAAAGTTACTTCACTATTCAAAACTTTTTGAAGATCGTATGATGGATTTGGAAGTTAATTATACGATAGAAGAATCTCTTAATCTTGGATGGCAGACGCTTGCAGAATGCTTTAGCAAAGATGAAGTAGGTGTTAAGCAGGCCTATGTAGATAAATATTGGCCGGAAAAAGTTTCTTGAAGGGGCGTTTCTTGTGGTAGGAATTAGGTTCACAAAAAATGAATTGCGAGATCAACAAGTAAAGCTTGCCCAACTTCAAAAGTATCTGCCAACACTGCAACTAAAAAAAGCAATGCTGCAGGTACAAGCAAGTGAGGTAAGAGCAGAAATCGTTTTGCTGATGCAACCCTTTGATGAGGCAAGAAAAGAGATTAATGCGTTTAGTTTTTTACTTTTAAAAGATTTGGGTATTGAGCCCAAAGAGCTTGTAAAATCCTCTGGTATTAAGAAGAGTTATGAGAATATAGCAGGTGTAGAAATACCACGTTATGAGGGGATGGATTTTGAAAAAGCTACATATAGTCTGTTTGAAGCGCCTGCCTGGCTAGATGCGATAGTTGCTAAGTTGCGTGCCATGATGGAGCTTGAAGCTAAAATTTTAATTGCCGAGGAGAAAAAGGCTGCTATTGAAAAAGAACTTCGAGAGGTTGCAATCCGAGTGAACTTATTTGAAAAAGTAATGATACCAAAAGCCTTAGAAAATATTAAAGTTATCAAAGTGTTTCTTGGAGATCAGCAACTTGCAGCGGTTGCAAGGGCAAAAGTTGCCAAAACAAAGATTGAAGCAAGAAGGAAAAAAGCTTTGGCAGGTGAAATTCCATGAGAGTAGATGTCGTAAAAATTCTATTTGTAGGTGTTGAAAAAGAAAAAGATCGCTTCTTTGCAGCAGCTCAAGAACAAGGCCTTATTGAATTTATTAATCCTAAGGGCTCAAAAGACCTTGTCAATGATGCAGAAGTTCATAAATTTCTTGCTGCAATTAAAATTCTTCGTGGGTTTGCATTACTGCCTCAGCTTGAGGGGATGCCAAGTCAAGTAGCTATGCCTGCTGTAGAACGTATTTTGGCGCTACATACAGATATCCTTAAACTCAATGAAGAGATGCGTCGCCTAGAAGTTACTATTACAAGAAACAATATTTTCGGCGAATTTTCTTTAGAAGATTTAGCTTTTATTAAAAAAGAAGGGAAGTATGAGGTTAGATTTTTCTGCAGAGCTCAAAGTAAGGTAGATAAGCCATGCGATAAGAACTTGATAGATATTGGAGCCGAAAATGGCTTGGAATACTTTATTGCCATTGATTATAGCACTGATGAGTTAAAAAACTATGAGGGGATGATCG from Chlamydiales bacterium includes these protein-coding regions:
- a CDS encoding CofH family radical SAM protein, whose product is MNTTCAIHSSDELLDSMPTEDLTTIAKKVLDNKRLSFEEGLYLLNYEEDAPIFLLADYARKKICGDTVYFASTLFVHPTNLCELSCPMCSFYAKPGWKSAWFLTPEQIENKIKENLSSELTEIHVVGGLWRECNLDYYQELFTRIKTIDPNLHIKALTPVEYDFLARLHDISVEEVFSRMMSWGLGSLPGGGAEILVEAIRKQIAPQKITSERYLEIHRIAHSQGLRSNITMLFGHVEENIDIITHLCRVRALQDETRGFQTFIPLKYHDENNALGKRKGRLKEKNMKRVYALSRLMLDNIRNLKVLWNYVGVKDAQEILACGANDFASTSLEEKIIIMAGGVKVKMTKELISKFIEEAGRVPKEIHSGFDYTEEDR
- a CDS encoding V-type ATP synthase subunit D, with translation MVGIRFTKNELRDQQVKLAQLQKYLPTLQLKKAMLQVQASEVRAEIVLLMQPFDEARKEINAFSFLLLKDLGIEPKELVKSSGIKKSYENIAGVEIPRYEGMDFEKATYSLFEAPAWLDAIVAKLRAMMELEAKILIAEEKKAAIEKELREVAIRVNLFEKVMIPKALENIKVIKVFLGDQQLAAVARAKVAKTKIEARRKKALAGEIP
- a CDS encoding DUF2764 family protein; the encoded protein is MRNYYFLTNLCPPLQLREPPEISFSELKAFFYINLAAQDYARMRALQFYIDLYNLRALWLEKPIDDKGFYSKEELEVAMVTGVGLPDYVLDFLQTYDTTEKRVHAFLSLIASYFQEEIARADSFFVKEYLTFERQSRLILAGFRSKLERRDIIEELQFEDPLDSSVAFVIAQKDAKEFEAPDGYEELKLIFIKNKSSPLELFKDLLEFRFNRIEAMKGDNPFGIDAQLAYMVQLAIVEAWQEVRSGSLLEEGSKVVDKMISTVKESA
- a CDS encoding V-type ATP synthase subunit A, which encodes MNASLDITRQIKTSTQDSSFATGRVVKAFGNLLQVKFVGNVRQGEVGFVSVGNCELKAEVIEIVGDEVKIQVFEDTRGVKLNAPVRFARDLLEAELGPGLLSSIVDGLQNPLEHVADVAGLFLPRGVYLPAIDRKRHWDYMPCIQLGDVVMRGDSLGSTLEGVFRHQIMVPFRLHGSYKITWVIGQGSYTVDEVVAKAVDEEGKEHAFTMIQKWPIKTSLMEGEKVKVSKMMDTGSRIIDTQFPVMKGGTFCTPGPFGAGKTVLQQHLSKYSSVDIVIIAACGERAGEVVETLREFPHLTDPHTGELLMKRTVIICNTSSMPVAARESSVYLGITIAEYYRQMGLDVLLLADSTSRWAQALREMSGRLEEIPGDEAFPAYLASRIAEFYERAGVVALKNQGLGSVTICGAVSPAGGNFEEPVTQATLAVVGAFLGLSRERSDSRRYPAIDPLISWSKYVGLVSEVLNADVDGWGDRVKKAQRILVSGREIGKRMEVVGEEGTSLHDMMVYLKAELYDFSYLQQNAFDKEDAYCPLKRQIPLFSLISKIFEIEFHMKTHDEARSYFLTLQNQIKNMNFTPFESEKYFQEFAAIEEALELAKHKIDEKAKRV
- a CDS encoding V-type ATP synthase subunit B, which codes for MKKVHDRINDMRGNLITVTAEGVSLGELARIDLQSGKSTYASVLRIEGDQATLQVFGGTRGISTGDHVTFLQHEMQVTFGDDLLGRRLNGSGRPIDSGPEIVGEAINVATPSFNPVKRIIPKQMVRTNIPMIDMFNCLVKSQKIPIFSIPGEPYNALLMRIANQTDADIVIIAGMGLTFADYRAFIDNAEESGTMDKTIMFIHRATDPAVECLLAPDMALACAEHFAVKDKNVLVLLTDMTAFADAIKEIAITMDQVPSNRGYPGSLYSDLASRYEKAVDIDGSGSITIISVTTMPGNDVTHPVPDNTGYITEGQFYLNGGRIDPFGSLSRLKQQVIGKVTREDHGDIANNMIRLYAESKKARERQSMGFKLSRWDEKLLHYSKLFEDRMMDLEVNYTIEESLNLGWQTLAECFSKDEVGVKQAYVDKYWPEKVS